One Clarias gariepinus isolate MV-2021 ecotype Netherlands chromosome 5, CGAR_prim_01v2, whole genome shotgun sequence genomic region harbors:
- the LOC128524638 gene encoding cystathionine beta-synthase-like protein, with protein MPSDTSASESLCPHLISESQTLYENKLNEKSKVQNGVEEHKEEEGSVMERNWIRPDLPSRCTWQLGNVKTPSPHVHTERTKAPSILPNILRHIGDTPLVRINKIPKMFGVKCEILAKCEFFNAGGSVKDRIAARMVEDAERDGILKPGDTIIEPTSGNTGIGLALAAAVKGYRCIIVMPEKMSMEKVDVLRALGAEIVRTPTAARFDSPESHVGVAWRLKNEIPNSHILDQYRNPSNPLAHYDNTAEEILEQCDGKVDMLVAGAGTGGTITGIARKLKEKCPNVKIIGVDPEGSSLAEPEEINKTDKTQYEVEGIGYDFIPTVLDRSVIDEWCKTVDEESFDMSRMLIRQEGLLCGGSSGSAMAAAMKMAKELKEDQRCVVILPDSLRNYMTKFLSDKWMFEKGFLREEDLMINKPWWWNLTLQELRLSAPLTVLPSVSIKNTIKILKEKAFDQAPVVDEAGTIVGMVTLGNMLSSVLAGKVSPSDPVIKVLYKQFKQVRLTDNLGKLSRILETDHFALVVHDQIQYLTDGSSALKMMVFGIITAIDLLNFVTTRESRERTLSESSLPDDQ; from the exons ATGCCTTCTGACACATCCGCCTCGGAGTCACTCTGCCCTCATCTCATCAGCGAATCGCAGACGTTGTACGAAAACAAGCTGAACGAAAAGAGCAAGGTGCAGAACGGCGTGGAGGAGCACAAGGAGGAAGAGGGGAGCGTGATGGAGAGGAACTGGATCCGTCCGGATCTGCCCAGCAGGTGCACGTGGCAGCTCGGGAATGTGAAAACGCCGTCCCCTCACGTCCACACAGAACG GACAAAAGCTCCCAGCATTCTCCCCAACATCCTGAGACACATCGGAGACACGCCGCTCGTCCGCATCAATAAGATTCCCAAAATGTTCGGGGTGAAGTGTGAGATCT TGGCTAAGTGTGAGTTCTTTAACGCTGGAGGCAGTGTGAAGGATCGCATCGCTGCTCGTATGGTGGAGGACGCGGAGAGAGACGGCATCCTCAAACCCGGAGACACCATCATTGAGCCCACATCAGgaaacacag GTATCGGCCTGGCTCTGGCTGCAGCAGTAAAAGGTTATCGCTGCATCATCGTCATGCCTGAGAAAATGAGCATGGAGAAG GTGGACGTGTTGCGTGCTCTCGGCGCCGAGATCGTCCGGACCCCGACCGCCGCCCGCTTCGACTCCCCGGAGTCTCACGTGGGCGTGGCCTGGAGGCTGAAAAACGAGATCCCCAACTCACACATCCTGGATCAGTACCGTAACCCCAGCAACCCGCTTGCTCACTACGACAACACGGCCGAGGAGATCCTGGAGCAGTGCGACG GTAAAGTAGACATGCTGGTGGCGGGAGCTGGAACAGGTGGGACCATCACCGGCATCGCACGCAAGCTGAAGGAGAAATGCCCGAACGTCAAG aTTATTGGTGTGGACCCTGAAGGATCAAGCCTAGCGGAACCGGAAGAGATCAACAAGACGGATAAAACCCAGTACGAGGTGGAGGGGATCGGATACGACTTCATCCCCACCGTCCTGGACAGATCT GTGATTGACGAGTGGTGCAAGACCGTAGACGAGGAGTCCTTCGACATGTCTCGTATGCTCATCCGGCAGGAAGGACTCCTGTGTG gtggtAGTTCTGGATCAGCCATGGCTGCAGCAATGAAAATGGCGAAGGAGCTGAAGGAAGATCAGCGCTGCGTGGTCATCCTGCCCGACTCGCTGCGGAACTACAT GACCAAATTCCTCAGCGACAAGTGGATGTTTGAGAAAGGCTTTCTGAGAGAGGAGGACCTGATGATTAACAAACCATG GTGGTGGAATCTAACTCTACAGGAACTGCGACTCTCTGCTCCTCTGACGGTTCTGCCATCCGTGAGCATTAAAAACACCATTAAGATCCTGAAGGAGAAGGCGTTTGACCAGGCCCCGGTGGTCGACGAGGCCGG aacgaTCGTTGGGATGGTCACTCTGGGTAACATGCTGTCCTCGGTACTCGCTGGGAAGGTCAGTCCATCTGACCCCGTCATCAAAGTCCTTTATAAGCAATTCAAACAG gttcgTCTCACAGATAACCTGGGGAAACTCTCACGGATCCTGGAGACGGACCACTTCGCCCTGGTGGTGCACGATCAGATCCAGT accTGACAGACGGCTCGTCTGCTCTGAAGATGATGGTGTTTGGGATCATCACGGCTATCGACCTGCTGAACTTTGTCACCACTCGTGAGAGTAGAGAGCGCACACTGTCCGAGTCCTCGCTCCCTGATGACCAGTAG